One part of the Megachile rotundata isolate GNS110a chromosome 16, iyMegRotu1, whole genome shotgun sequence genome encodes these proteins:
- the LOC100877311 gene encoding constitutive coactivator of PPAR-gamma-like protein 1 homolog isoform X1 translates to MGIQDLQVFLDGNYVPGGSVPVDLLKIARNVIQRQHNRIGKTQQLQSAKLRLVLDGECCLDRLYGGYFSDWACGGQWNRMLQFLAVLIHATEASRVELAVFFNGCFESPRRADWIQNQLQVRIKVNNVLKHISTKGTPPPKIWWTPPVCLRTSLRMALRHLNVTVLCSMDDHHQEVIAYCRENNFNGLIADDAEYAAFDPPRYFSSEQLKLTYKGSLDTKEYILPEVLKALNIPSDRLCFLAALLGNYILTEHDLADFYQKLNVNTNVNKVNVEHTIKTIANFVKDLPSIELDVVAQKVFGSEKDPRCSKLRQSVQYYINGTKEGFLHYKPVKPSRVHKIDSKQNVQQQSNLSETPSTSEVDSNLETSRFASETVESERESLNAYKQATANAKSAPQIVIDPPGLQGHGDTDNIRTEEEQSNGHAINGTHNLLISSSSSSSSSSATSPSHATADSTKQTEKITNIPSTVPEVMRTASERHQKGLMSPHIYQILIAGEIKLPVLLEDENHREFPSIHLIYRPVRQMVYAILFNLHHRMYLAAKSKEKGDSEKIEVPDVVIKEWVWSKSNPYQTPELVKAEQIGWGVPTIQRLWFGTGIDDKRRRLRGFLTCMMSDTPLMLNTSYVPQHLLVMACVLRYIMSFSDKIKILRRQELDAFIAQAFSPELMNTQYLQDLQLPLVTSRGVQLATLFMTGVETALLANDACGAPIPWLMCCPWLYFDGKLFHHTLGRATIAKNLLELCNGHIDRVVKVERMRKAVLEGINVIYARPPMPVASGIRVSVPPNILTAGCAINDGLMRGRGSGTMPQRGLMRRPIPSRGGQLEIAGVVVGQWGPNYGQPGRLPQPLQGHPRGRLPPQVTSIGGLKYGLPRGFNPMGRPTFQTRGTNRTQLAGRGKKTQMKATAKKKTTVKKNKENEKKDSRGRDNNIDGITDYNDTIPNTNATKDALPVPGQFEDAVENSKGIEKGQGDASLVVPVAAEN, encoded by the exons ATGGGCATTCAAGATCTGCAAGTCTTTTTGGATGGCAATTATGTACCAGGAGGGTCTGTACCTGTGGATCTGTTGAAAATTGCACGTAACGTTATTCAAAGACAACATAATCGTATCGGTAAAACGCAACAATTACAGTCTGCTAAACTAAGACTAGTCCTTGATGGAGAATGTTGTCTAGACAGATTATATGGAGGATACTTCTCAG ATTGGGCATGCGGGGGTCAATGGAACAGAATGCTGCAGTTTTTAGCAGTCCTTATACACGCAACAGAAGCATCAAGGGTGGAATTAGCTGTATTCTTTAATGGTTGTTTTGAATCTCCTAGACGAGCAGACTGGATTCAGAATCAGTTACAAGTGCGAATTAAAGTAAATAAT GTATTGAAACACATTTCAACAAAAGGCACTCCACCACCAAAAATTTGGTGGACACCACCAGTATGCTTGAGAACCAGTTTACGTATGGCTTTAAGACATTTGAATGTTACAGTTTTATGTAGTATGGATGATCATCATCAAGAAGTAATTGCTTATTGCCGAGAAAATAATTTCAACGGCTTAATAGCTGATGATGCCGAGTACGCTGCATTTGATCCTCCAAGATACTTCTCGTCTGAACAATTAAAACTTACGTATAAGGGTTCTCTCGATACAAAGGAATACATTCTCCCTGAAGTTTTAAAAGCGTTGAACATCCCGTCTGATAGACTATGTTTTCTAGCTGCGTTACTTGGAAACTACATTTTAACTGAACATGACTTGGCtgatttttatcaaaaattgaACGTCAACACCAATGTGAATAAAGTGAATGTAGAACATACAATAAAAACGATCGCAAATTTCGTTAAAGACCTTCCATCCATTGAATTGGACGTAGTCGCGCAAAAAGTTTTTGGATCTGAAAAGGATCCAAGGTGTTCGAAACTGAGGCAATCAGTTCAGTACTATATAAATGGAACTAAAGAAGGATTCTTACATTACAAACCAGTGAAACCAAGTAGAG TACATAAAATAGATTCTAAACAAAATGTGCAACAGCAGTCAAATTTATCGGAAACACCGTCAACTTCGGAAGTTGATTCTAATTTAGAAACATCGAGATTCGCTTCTGAAACGGTAGAAAGCGAACGAGAGAGTTTAAACGCGTACAAGCAAGCAACGGCAAATGCAAAGTCCGCGCCGCAAATTGTGATAGATCCACCGGGTCTTCAGGGCCATGGAGACACCGACAATATTAGGACCGAAGAGGAACAAA gtaACGGTCACGCAATTAACGGCACACACAATCTTCTAATTAGTTCGTCAAGTTCGAGCAGCAGTTCATCCGCCACGTCTCCATCTCATGCAACAGCTGATTCGACAAAACAGACGGAAAAGATAACTAATATTCCCAGCACGGTACCAGAAGTTATGCGTACCGCGTCTGAGCGACATCAGAAAGGCTTGATGTCTCCACatatttatcaaattctcatCGCTGGCGAGATCAAATTACCTGTCCTTTTGGAGGACGAAAATCACCGCGAGTTCCCATCGATTCATCTTATTTATAGACCCGTAAGACAGATGGTATATGCGATATTATTTAATCTTCATCACCGGATGTATTTAGCTGCTAAGAGTAAAGAAAAAGGTG ATAGCGAAAAAATAGAAGTCCCAGATGTTGTGATAAAGGAGTGGGTATGGTCCAAGTCAAATCCTTACCAAACTCCGGAATTAGTGAAAGCGGAACAAATCGGTTGGGGTGTTCCTACAATTCAGCGTCTGTGGTTTGG CACAGGTATAGACGATAAACGTCGTCGACTGCGAGGTTTCTTAACTTGTATGATGTCAGACACGCCTCTTATGTTGAATACCTCTTACGTACCACAACATCTTTTAGTCATGGCATGCGTACTGAG ATATATTATGTCGTTTTCCGATAAAATAAAGATTCTACGTCGTCAGGAACTAGATGCTTTTATTGCACAAGCATTTTCACCGGAGCTTATGAACACTCAGTATTTACAAGATCTCCAG CTTCCTTTAGTGACATCCCGCGGAGTACAATTAGCTACATTATTTATGACCGGCGTCGAGACCGCTCTTTTAGCTAACGATGCGTGTGGTGCACCCATCCCATGGTTAATGTGCTGTCCGTGGTTGTATTTCGATGGAAAATTGTTTCACCACACGTTGGGTCGTGCTACGATCGCGAAAAACTTACTTGAACTTTGCAACGGTCATATAGATCGTGTTGTGAAAGTTGAGCGAATGAGGAAAGCTGTACTGGAGGGTATTAATGTTATTTATGCGCGTCCACCGATGCCCGTCGCATCAG GTATTCGTGTGTCGGTACCGCCGAACATTTTAACTGCTGGCTGTGCGATTAATGATGGTTTAATGCGTGGTCGTGGCAGTGGAACAATGCCTCAACGTGGTTTGATGCGTCGCCCTATACCTTCTCGTGGTGGACAGTTAGAAATCGCCGGAGTCGTTGTAGGACAGTGGGGTCCAAACTATGGGCAACCTGGTCGCCTACCTCAGCCTCTACAGGGTCATCCTCGTGGGCGGCTTCCGCCACAG GTAACGTCAATAGGCGGTCTCAAGTATGGTCTCCCGCGTGGCTTTAACCCCATGGGTCGACCTACATTTCAGACGCGCGGAACTAATCGAACACAATTAGCAGGACGTGGAAAAAAAACGCAAATGAAG GCAACTGCTAAAAAGAAAACTACTGTTAAAAAgaacaaagaaaatgaaaagaaagatAGTAGGGGACGTGATAATAATATTGATGGAATAACCGATTATAA CGATACGATTCCAAACACGAATGCAACAAAAGATGCACTGCCAGTACCAGGTCAATTTGAGGACGCCGTTGAAAATAGCAAAGGGATAGAAAAGGGGCAGGGAGATGCGTCGCTGGTCGTTCCAGTCGCCGCTGAAAATTAG
- the Pfdn1 gene encoding prefoldin subunit 1 has product MAREPDEELRKAFSQLHEKMIDTTQKLKLADLQIDKLKRTKQRTELIVKEITSYPKNTKAYESVGRMFLLDDIENIKNDLEKRMKTADEKVKTLENNKTYLQQNLKESENNIREMVQQRQNKDTSG; this is encoded by the coding sequence ATGGCAAGGGAACCGGATGAAGAATTGCGGAAGGCGTTTTCGCAATTGCATGAAAAGATGATAGATACTACTCAGAAATTGAAATTAGCAGATTTGCAAATTGATAAACTAAAACGGACAAAACAACGTACGGAATTAATCGTGAAAGAGATAACCTCCTATCCGAAGAATACGAAGGCGTACGAATCTGTCGGCAGGATGTTTCTTTTGGATGATAtagaaaacattaaaaatgatcTTGAGAAACGAATGAAGACCGCGGATGAAAAAGTGAAAACTTTAGAAAACAATAAAACTTATTTGCAACAAAACTTGAAAGAGAGTGAGAACAACATCAGAGAAATGGTTCAGCAGAGACAAAATAAAGATACATCCGGTTAA
- the LOC100879067 gene encoding nardilysin has translation MVTITWSSRYLVTKVLQCGTKKLPCLTIMPKRSLQCPPEKKLKPNQSTLNSIKTVTTLTEPNLQVNTMVVDQLLSETQTEGVAGTMIDKPQIKVKYLDTPVKSENDKKEYRVIELENGLTALLIADLHVSSSQNNNSEKAHSVTSANESENEVDSEQASSSEDESESDNTDNEECDCDTEAPGDLSTSSKQMKRDEKMAACGLSISVGSFSDPPEIPGLAHFLEHMVFMGSEKYPQENDFDTFIKKRGGSDNACTDCELTTYYFEVQEKHLLAALDRFAQFFISPLMKKDAITREREAVESEFQMALPSDENRKEQLFSSFAKQDHPAKKFGWGNLVTLRDNVSEEKLYDQLHKFRERHYSAHRMKVAIQAKLPLDVLEDYVKQCFAKVTNNGLPVDDFSMFKGVESFHTPSFRRIYKIKPIKDVRQVELTWSMPPVQHLYKSKPHEYISWVLGNKGKGSLISYLRKKMWCLDIDIDNADSGFTDSSMYALFTISLILTEQGQEQLQEVLNAIFSFINLMQKEGPQKQLFDEMQQIKEMNFRFMDETPPAEYVEDLCQDMHYYPPSDYLTGSELYFEYNPKAIQEYMNCLTPDNVNIMILDKKFNDEEFDKVEPWFKTKYTDTEIPQEWVDCWKTIKPLPEFHLPLPNVFLTDDFSLISIPSDVSKYPTKIHSDDILEVWYRPDPKFCLPECYMYFNIVTPLVLSSPKSAALMDLFVATLKQLLVEQLYPAEVAKLNYDIYTNDKGILLAINGFNQKLPLLLMIIAKYIANSPNLVSEELFEVIKEKTTREYYNTFLKPKKLVKDVRLSILMLVHWPALDKHIAIKNIQFHEFQNFVRYFTDHLYIQSLVQGNMTKEDVIKNVKEFVETLKCGPLLPHTMPQIRVAQIPTGTYCCKVKNFNKTDVNSVVMNYYQSGVTSIRLSVIIELIIMIMEEPLFNQLRTLEQLGYHVFCILRDTFNILGYSITVHTQANKYTTEHVDNRIEAFVQMFKGILKEMSEKELESIKEALMKLKLCDDVHLKEEVDRNWVEITTGNYMFDKIEKELLMIEQITLDDLREWMDSHTLNGNNLRKLSVHVVGTSDPKESNDDDLHPNEQNSDQHQEKVATTKYPLVYLPITDEIENKSTLQSVTDIQEYKSRLYLYPTKHTAL, from the exons ATGGTAACGATAACGTGGTCATCGCGATATCTTGTCACAAAGGTGCTCCAATGCGGGACTAAAAAATTACCTTGTTTAACGATAATGCCAAAACGTTCTCTTCAGTGTCCACCTGAAAAGAAGTTGAAACCTAATCAAAGTACACTTAATTCAATAAAAACCGTAACCACTTTGACAGAGCCTAACCTTCAAGTCAATACAATGGTGGTTGACCAGCTACTAAGTGAAACTCAAACTGAGGGTGTTGCTGGCACCATGATCGACAAACCAcaaataaaagttaaatatttagaCACGCCTGTTAAGtcagaaaatgataaaaaagaaTACAG GGTGATTGAATTAGAAAATGGTTTAACTGCCTTGTTAATAGCAGATTTACACGTATCAAGttcacaaaataataatagCGAAAAAG CTCATTCAGTAACTAGTGCAAATGAATCTGAAAATGAAGTTGACAGCGAACAAGCTTCAAGTAGCGAAGATGAAAGTGAAAGTGATAATACAGACAATgaagaatgtgattgtgatacaGAGGCTCCAGGAGACTTGTCTACTAGTTCAAAACAGATGAAGAGAGATGAAAAAATG gCTGCATGTGGATTATCTATTAGTGTTGGTAGTTTCAGCGATCCACCAGAAATTCCAGGTCTAGCACACTTTTTAGAACACATGGTTTTCATGGGATCTGAAAAGTATCCCCAG GAGAACGATTttgatacatttattaaaaaaagaggTGGCTCTGATAATGCCTGTACAGACTGTGAATTAACAACGTATTATTTTGAAGTACAAGAAAAACATTTGTTGGCAGCACTTGATCGTTTTGCCCAGTTCTTTATTAGCCCTCTAATGAAGAAGGATGCCATAACTAGGGAACGTGAAGCGGTAGAAAGCG AATTTCAAATGGCCTTACCTTCTGATGAGAACAGAAAGGAGCAATTATTTAGTAGTTTTGCAAAGCAGGATCACCCAGCAAAAAAATTTGGGTGGGGCAATTTAGTAACGTTACGCGATAACGTGTCCGAGGAGAAACTGTACGATCAGTTACACAAATTCAGGGAACGTCATTATAGCGCTCACAGAATGAAAGTTGCTATACAAGCTAAGCTTCCATTAGATGTGTTGGAAGATTACGTGAAACAATGTTTTGCCAAAGTAACAAATAATGGCTTGCCAGTCGATGATTTTAGCATGTTTAAAGGCGTAGAGTCATTCCATACACCAAGCTTTCGAAGAATCTATAAAATCAAACCTATAAAAGATGTTCGTCAAGTGGAATTAACGTGGTCAATGCCACCTGTGCAGCATTTGTACAAAAGTAAACCGCACGAATACATTTCTTGGGTATTGGGTAACAAAGGGAAAGGTTCATTAATAAGTTATTTGAGGAAGAAAATGTGGTGCCTTGACATCGATATCGATAACGCGGATAGCGGTTTTACGGACAGTTCAATGTATGCTTTATTTACTATATCGCTGATACTAACCGAACAAGGACAGGAACAGTTGCAAGAAGTATTGAATGCTATATTCTCGTTCATTAACTTAATGCAAAAGGAGGGTCCCCAGAAGCAGCTTTTCGATGAAATGCaacaaataaaagaaatgaacTTCAGATTCATGGACGAAACACCGCCGGCTGAATATGTGGAGGATCTATGTCAAGACATGCACTATTACCCTCCCTCCGATTATTTAACCGGTAGCGAATTGTACTTTGAATATAATCCAAAAGCTATACAAGAATACATGAATTGCTTAACACCTGACAACGTGAACATCATGATTCTCGACAAGAAATTCAATGACGAAGAATTTGACAAAGTTGAGCCATGGTTCAAAACCAAATACACAGATACAGAAATACCTCAAGAATGGGTCGATTGTTGGAAAACGATAAAACCTTTACCCGAATTTCATTTACCATTGCCGAACGTTTTTCTCACAGATGATTTTAGTTTGATTTCGATACCGTCTGACGTATCCAAATATCCCACAAAAATACATTCTGATGATATATTGGAAGTCTGGTACCGACCTGATCCTAAATTTTGTCTGCCCGAATGTTATATGTACTTTAACATTGTAACACCTTTGGTACTGAGTTCCCCAAAGag CGCAGCCCTGATGGATCTCTTTGTTGCGACATTAAAACAGTTGTTAGTAGAACAATTATATCCAGCTGaagttgcaaaattaaattatgacaTTTATACGAATGATAAGGGTATCTTGCTAGCAATAAATGGATTTAATCAGAAATTGCCTCTTTTGTTGATGATCATTGCAAAGTATATAGCGAACTCTCCAAACCTTGTATCAGAAGAGTTGTTCGAAGTAATAAAAGAGAAAACGACCAGAGagtattataatacatttttgaaGCCTAAAAAGTTAGTTAAAGACGTGAGGTTATCGATATTAATGCTAGTTCATTGGCCTGCTCTCGACAAACACATTGCCATCAAAAATATTCAGTTTCACGAGTTTCAAAACTTTGTTAGATATTTCACTGATCATCTTTACATTCAATCTTTGGTGCAGGGTAATATGACCAAAGAGGatgttataaaaaatgttaaagaatTTGTAGAAACTTTGAAATGTGGACCACTATTGCCTCACACGATGCCACAGATTAGAGTTGCACAGATACCAACAGGCACATACTGTTGCAAAGTGAAGAACTTCAATAAAACAGATGTAAATTCTGTCGTGATGAATTACTATCAATCCGGTGTTACATCCATCAGATTATCCGTCATCATCGAATTAATAATCATGATTATGGAGGAACCTCTTTTCAATCAACTCAGAACGCTGGAACAACTAGGTTATCACGTGTTCTGTATACTAAGAGATACCTTTAACATTCTTGGATATTCTATCACGGTCCACACCCAAGCAAATAAGTACACTACAGAACATGTGGACAATAGAATCGAAGCTTTTGTACAGATGTTCAAAGGTATTTTGAAAGAAATGTCAGAGAAGGAACTGGAGAGTATCAAAGAGGCATTGATGAAACTTAAACTGTGCGACGATGTGCATTTGAAAGAGGAGGTCGATAGGAACTGGGTAGAAATCACCACAGGCAATTACATGTTCGACAAAATTGAAAAGGAGCTGCTTATGATAGAACAAATAACTCTAGATGATCTGAGAGAATGGATGGACTCTCACACGCTTAATGGGAACAATTTAAGAAAACTAAGTGTTCACGTGGTTGGGACTTCTGATCCTAAGGAAAGTAATGATGATGACTTGCATCCTAATGAACAGAACT CTGACCAACATCAGGAAAAGGTTGCAACTACGAAGTATCCACTTGTGTATCTTCCTATTACAGACGAGATCGAAAATAAGTCTACATTGCAATCTGTTACCGACATCCAAGAATATAAAAGCCGGTTATATCTTTACCCTACAAAGCACACTGCTTTATGA
- the LOC100877311 gene encoding constitutive coactivator of PPAR-gamma-like protein 1 homolog isoform X2: protein MGIQDLQVFLDGNYVPGGSVPVDLLKIARNVIQRQHNRIGKTQQLQSAKLRLVLDGECCLDRLYGGYFSDWACGGQWNRMLQFLAVLIHATEASRVELAVFFNGCFESPRRADWIQNQLQVRIKVNNVLKHISTKGTPPPKIWWTPPVCLRTSLRMALRHLNVTVLCSMDDHHQEVIAYCRENNFNGLIADDAEYAAFDPPRYFSSEQLKLTYKGSLDTKEYILPEVLKALNIPSDRLCFLAALLGNYILTEHDLADFYQKLNVNTNVNKVNVEHTIKTIANFVKDLPSIELDVVAQKVFGSEKDPRCSKLRQSVQYYINGTKEGFLHYKPVKPSRDSKQNVQQQSNLSETPSTSEVDSNLETSRFASETVESERESLNAYKQATANAKSAPQIVIDPPGLQGHGDTDNIRTEEEQSNGHAINGTHNLLISSSSSSSSSSATSPSHATADSTKQTEKITNIPSTVPEVMRTASERHQKGLMSPHIYQILIAGEIKLPVLLEDENHREFPSIHLIYRPVRQMVYAILFNLHHRMYLAAKSKEKGDSEKIEVPDVVIKEWVWSKSNPYQTPELVKAEQIGWGVPTIQRLWFGTGIDDKRRRLRGFLTCMMSDTPLMLNTSYVPQHLLVMACVLRYIMSFSDKIKILRRQELDAFIAQAFSPELMNTQYLQDLQLPLVTSRGVQLATLFMTGVETALLANDACGAPIPWLMCCPWLYFDGKLFHHTLGRATIAKNLLELCNGHIDRVVKVERMRKAVLEGINVIYARPPMPVASGIRVSVPPNILTAGCAINDGLMRGRGSGTMPQRGLMRRPIPSRGGQLEIAGVVVGQWGPNYGQPGRLPQPLQGHPRGRLPPQVTSIGGLKYGLPRGFNPMGRPTFQTRGTNRTQLAGRGKKTQMKATAKKKTTVKKNKENEKKDSRGRDNNIDGITDYNDTIPNTNATKDALPVPGQFEDAVENSKGIEKGQGDASLVVPVAAEN, encoded by the exons ATGGGCATTCAAGATCTGCAAGTCTTTTTGGATGGCAATTATGTACCAGGAGGGTCTGTACCTGTGGATCTGTTGAAAATTGCACGTAACGTTATTCAAAGACAACATAATCGTATCGGTAAAACGCAACAATTACAGTCTGCTAAACTAAGACTAGTCCTTGATGGAGAATGTTGTCTAGACAGATTATATGGAGGATACTTCTCAG ATTGGGCATGCGGGGGTCAATGGAACAGAATGCTGCAGTTTTTAGCAGTCCTTATACACGCAACAGAAGCATCAAGGGTGGAATTAGCTGTATTCTTTAATGGTTGTTTTGAATCTCCTAGACGAGCAGACTGGATTCAGAATCAGTTACAAGTGCGAATTAAAGTAAATAAT GTATTGAAACACATTTCAACAAAAGGCACTCCACCACCAAAAATTTGGTGGACACCACCAGTATGCTTGAGAACCAGTTTACGTATGGCTTTAAGACATTTGAATGTTACAGTTTTATGTAGTATGGATGATCATCATCAAGAAGTAATTGCTTATTGCCGAGAAAATAATTTCAACGGCTTAATAGCTGATGATGCCGAGTACGCTGCATTTGATCCTCCAAGATACTTCTCGTCTGAACAATTAAAACTTACGTATAAGGGTTCTCTCGATACAAAGGAATACATTCTCCCTGAAGTTTTAAAAGCGTTGAACATCCCGTCTGATAGACTATGTTTTCTAGCTGCGTTACTTGGAAACTACATTTTAACTGAACATGACTTGGCtgatttttatcaaaaattgaACGTCAACACCAATGTGAATAAAGTGAATGTAGAACATACAATAAAAACGATCGCAAATTTCGTTAAAGACCTTCCATCCATTGAATTGGACGTAGTCGCGCAAAAAGTTTTTGGATCTGAAAAGGATCCAAGGTGTTCGAAACTGAGGCAATCAGTTCAGTACTATATAAATGGAACTAAAGAAGGATTCTTACATTACAAACCAGTGAAACCAAGTAGAG ATTCTAAACAAAATGTGCAACAGCAGTCAAATTTATCGGAAACACCGTCAACTTCGGAAGTTGATTCTAATTTAGAAACATCGAGATTCGCTTCTGAAACGGTAGAAAGCGAACGAGAGAGTTTAAACGCGTACAAGCAAGCAACGGCAAATGCAAAGTCCGCGCCGCAAATTGTGATAGATCCACCGGGTCTTCAGGGCCATGGAGACACCGACAATATTAGGACCGAAGAGGAACAAA gtaACGGTCACGCAATTAACGGCACACACAATCTTCTAATTAGTTCGTCAAGTTCGAGCAGCAGTTCATCCGCCACGTCTCCATCTCATGCAACAGCTGATTCGACAAAACAGACGGAAAAGATAACTAATATTCCCAGCACGGTACCAGAAGTTATGCGTACCGCGTCTGAGCGACATCAGAAAGGCTTGATGTCTCCACatatttatcaaattctcatCGCTGGCGAGATCAAATTACCTGTCCTTTTGGAGGACGAAAATCACCGCGAGTTCCCATCGATTCATCTTATTTATAGACCCGTAAGACAGATGGTATATGCGATATTATTTAATCTTCATCACCGGATGTATTTAGCTGCTAAGAGTAAAGAAAAAGGTG ATAGCGAAAAAATAGAAGTCCCAGATGTTGTGATAAAGGAGTGGGTATGGTCCAAGTCAAATCCTTACCAAACTCCGGAATTAGTGAAAGCGGAACAAATCGGTTGGGGTGTTCCTACAATTCAGCGTCTGTGGTTTGG CACAGGTATAGACGATAAACGTCGTCGACTGCGAGGTTTCTTAACTTGTATGATGTCAGACACGCCTCTTATGTTGAATACCTCTTACGTACCACAACATCTTTTAGTCATGGCATGCGTACTGAG ATATATTATGTCGTTTTCCGATAAAATAAAGATTCTACGTCGTCAGGAACTAGATGCTTTTATTGCACAAGCATTTTCACCGGAGCTTATGAACACTCAGTATTTACAAGATCTCCAG CTTCCTTTAGTGACATCCCGCGGAGTACAATTAGCTACATTATTTATGACCGGCGTCGAGACCGCTCTTTTAGCTAACGATGCGTGTGGTGCACCCATCCCATGGTTAATGTGCTGTCCGTGGTTGTATTTCGATGGAAAATTGTTTCACCACACGTTGGGTCGTGCTACGATCGCGAAAAACTTACTTGAACTTTGCAACGGTCATATAGATCGTGTTGTGAAAGTTGAGCGAATGAGGAAAGCTGTACTGGAGGGTATTAATGTTATTTATGCGCGTCCACCGATGCCCGTCGCATCAG GTATTCGTGTGTCGGTACCGCCGAACATTTTAACTGCTGGCTGTGCGATTAATGATGGTTTAATGCGTGGTCGTGGCAGTGGAACAATGCCTCAACGTGGTTTGATGCGTCGCCCTATACCTTCTCGTGGTGGACAGTTAGAAATCGCCGGAGTCGTTGTAGGACAGTGGGGTCCAAACTATGGGCAACCTGGTCGCCTACCTCAGCCTCTACAGGGTCATCCTCGTGGGCGGCTTCCGCCACAG GTAACGTCAATAGGCGGTCTCAAGTATGGTCTCCCGCGTGGCTTTAACCCCATGGGTCGACCTACATTTCAGACGCGCGGAACTAATCGAACACAATTAGCAGGACGTGGAAAAAAAACGCAAATGAAG GCAACTGCTAAAAAGAAAACTACTGTTAAAAAgaacaaagaaaatgaaaagaaagatAGTAGGGGACGTGATAATAATATTGATGGAATAACCGATTATAA CGATACGATTCCAAACACGAATGCAACAAAAGATGCACTGCCAGTACCAGGTCAATTTGAGGACGCCGTTGAAAATAGCAAAGGGATAGAAAAGGGGCAGGGAGATGCGTCGCTGGTCGTTCCAGTCGCCGCTGAAAATTAG